From the Eleutherodactylus coqui strain aEleCoq1 chromosome 7, aEleCoq1.hap1, whole genome shotgun sequence genome, one window contains:
- the LOC136572301 gene encoding zinc finger protein 484-like: protein MVAVNGKDCMRGSREHHLLSPKYSCSECGKSFSNKSYLAKHRRSHTGEKPYSCSQCGRCFRMKSYLVIHERSHTGEKPYSCSQCGRGFTTKSNLVTHERIHTGEKPYSCTECGRCFTDKSHLIIHKRSHTGEKPYLCSECGKCFRRKSHLVLHKRSHTGEKPYSCSECGKCFKDKSHLNIHQRIHTGEKPYSCSECGKCFTHKSHLVVHLRSHTGEKPYSCSECGKCFTEKPHLIIHQRSHTGEKPYSCSQCGRCFTIKANLATHQKIHTGEKPYSCSECGKCFGEKSDLVIHEGSHREEKPYSCLDCGKCFMHKDSLVEHLRSHTGEKPFICSECGECFMLKGHLERHQRIHTGEKLFSCFECGSCFTHKSDLVEHLRSHTGE from the exons ATGGTGGCGGTGAACG GTAAAGACTGTATGAGAGGCTCTCGTGAACATCACCTTTTATCTCCCAAATATtcttgctcagaatgtgggaaatcttttagcAATAAATCCTATCTAGCTAAACAtcggagaagtcacacaggagagaagccgtattcatgctcACAATGTGGTAGATGTTTTAGAatgaaatcatatcttgttatacatgaaagaagtcacacaggagagaagccgtattcatgttcacaatgtggcAGAGGTTTTACAactaaatcaaatcttgttacacatgagagaattcacacaggagagaaaccatattcatgtacagaatgtgggagatgttttacagataaatcaCATCTCATTATACacaagagaagtcacacaggggagaaaccgtatttgtgttcagaatgtgggaaatgttttagaaggaaatcacatcttgttctaCATAAGAGAagccatacaggagagaagccgtattcctgttcagaatgtgggaaatgttttaaagatAAATCACATCTCaatatacatcagagaattcacacaggagagaaaccatattcatgttcagaatgtgggaagtgttttacacaTAAATCACATCTGGTAGTACATCTAAGaagccacacaggagagaagccgtattcatgctctgaatgtgggaaatgttttacagaaaaaCCACATCTcattatacatcagagaagtcacacaggagagaagccgtattcctgTTCACAGTGTGGGAGATGTTTTACAATTAAAGCAAATCTTGCtacacatcagaaaattcatacaggagaaaagccgtattcatgttcagaatgtgggaaatgttttggagaGAAATCCGATCTTGTCATACACGAGGGAAGTCACAGagaagagaagccgtattcatgtttggactgtgggaaatgctttatgcACAAAGATTCTCTTGTGGAACATCTAAgatctcacacaggagagaagccatttatatgttcagaatgtggggaaTGTTTTATGCTTAAAGGTCATCTTgagagacatcagagaattcacacaggggagaagttaTTTTCATGCTTCGAATGTGGAAGCTGTTTCACCCATAAATCCGATCTTGTTGAGCATctcagaagtcacacaggggagtag